The stretch of DNA AATCCCTACGCGCATATTCTCGACGCCAATGTCAAAAACATGCACTTTATGGAACGATAAGTGCACGTTTTTGACGGCAATGTTAGAAAAGTGCACTGTATCGAGCCCAACTTGCATGTTTCTCGAGTCACCGTCAAAAAAGTGCACTCTAGAAACGAGCTAATGAGCCCTACCGATATAAGAGAAAGGGAAAGTTGCCGGCTAACGCTGACGAGGTTTGAAACCGCGCTTGCGGGAGTGAGGCCTCTTGCGTTGGGCAGCGGCTTGGGCGCTGATACCGCGTAGAAACTCTTCCTCTTTTGGGTCATGATGGGTCAAATGCCAGCCGCCGCAGTATTCACACCGATAGACCCACAGCTCGGCGTCACGTTCGATGAAGGCCTGCCGGGCAGCGGCCTCGGCCTGAGCCTTGTCATGGTAGATGATCTTGCGCGAGCTGGCGCAACGTTTCGGGGTGAAATAGTGCACGCCACTACCCTAGCAACGCGGGATTACAGCAGCCTGGTTGGCCGCAAGGAACCATACCTCGCGAGCAACGGCAAGTCCACCTACCGCTTATGCCACTGCCGGGAAACTGCGCTGAATTGCCAGCCATATGCCACTTGCGGGCTTCAATCAGCAGAATCTCGCAAAAATGCACCCCCATGCAGGCAAACCGCATCCAGCAACTGCGCAAAATCAATCTATCGGCACCAAATACGGATACCGAATTCACGCATTAGCGTCGGAAACCGCACAACAACCGACAACCAGATACCGTCTACCCGCGCCGGCGATGCGTTATCGTACGTAAAAAATGCGGGCAAAGCGCACCTGATCCGAAACTCATTGCCGTTTATCTGCTCCACAACATAGGCCCATCGCAAACAACCACACATTGGTACAGGCAAACCGCACTTAAGAACGAGCCGAATCCCGTTTACCACCGCTAATGACAATTACACATAAAAATGCGGGCAAAGCGCACCTGAGCCGGAGCCAGAGGCCGTTTGCCCGCATGAATATATCAAAACGGTGATTTACGGCAAATCGTTGCCGGCGGCGACGTAGAGGTCGTACCACTCCTGGGCGGTGATTTCGGCATCCGCTCCGGCCATCATTTCCTTAAGACGACCTGGGTTCATCGACCCCAGCAACACTTGCATCTTGGCGGGGTGACGTAGAATCCATGCCACAGCAATCCCGTTTTTGCTGACACCATGTGCATCGGCGACACGTTGGAGCATCTCGTTGAGTTCGGGGAACTTTGGGTTGTCGATAAACACGCCTTCAAAGAAGCCGAACTGGAACGGGCTCCAAGCCTGAATGGTCATTTTCTTCAAACGCGAGTAGCTGATCAGCCCGCCGTCATGATCGACGCTCGGCGCGTCCTGCATATTGACGTGAATCTCCTGCTGCACCATGCCGGTATGGCCCAGACCGAATTGCAGCTGGTTGACCTCAAGCTTCTGATCGAGGGCGCTCTGCAGCATCTCGACCTGCATCGGGTTCACATTGCTCACGCCGAAATGACGCACCTTGCCGCTCGATTGCAGCTCATTGAACGCTTCCGCCAGCTCATCGAGCTCCACGAGCGTATCGGGACGATGCAGAAGCACGAAATCTACGTAATCGGTCTGCAGGTTTTTCAGTTCGCTGTCGAGCGCGGCGAGAAGATGGTCTTTCGAGAAGTTGTAGCGGGTGATGTCGTCGCTTTTCGGATCACGGTAGATACCGAATTTCGTCTGCACATAGATCTTGCTGCGGTCCACACCCACGTCTTTGAGCGCCTGACCAAGCCGACGGCTGCTCTCGCCGGCGGTATAGCAATCCGCGGTATCGAAGAAGTTCACGCCGCCGTCCAAGACCGTACTCACGATTCCGCGCGCCTCGTCGGCACTCTTGGAATTCATTCGCATCGCACCGAGGGCCACGCGCGAGGCCTTCACACCCGACGTTCCAAGTTCACTATATTTCATTATTTGCGCCTTCCTTGGTATTTCGTCAATAATCCCAGTCTAGGGCGTGACCGCGAAATGTGGCGTATAGAAATGCCTAACCAATATACAGTCAAAATCCTTATCTAAACGAAAGCCGCCACTGTTATCATCAACCCAATACGGCATCTTGAACTTCGGCTAAATCTTCCCGACACTCGTTCATCGCGCCACCTAGAAATACTCCTCAACCGCCCACAGCGGTACGTTGATGGCTAATCCTCACTCCCGCCTTGCATCCGTCGCAATCCAATACACTTTTCTGACCGTTGACGGGAGGGTTTCTTGCAATTTTCTGACCGTCGAAAGCGCGAATATTGCAAAAATCTGACCGTTGAAAGCCTCATTTCATGCAATTTTCAGGCCGAACGAACGCCAGTTCATGCAATTTTCCGACCGTCGAAAATATGTTTTCCTGCAATTTTCAGACCGAACAAACACCTGATTCTTGCAATTTTCTGACCGTTGCTGCATGTGGATTGACGCTCCACGCATGCAACATACCGATCCAAAAATGCTCAAGACGGGCACCACGATAGGATATAAGCGTACGAAACGGAGGAAATAATGAGCTCGGACAAGGCCAAAAACAACCACGACGCGGCGAATGACGGCGACGAAGCAGACGGCAGCAATGCGATGAACAAAATCGATAACACCAAGGCGATAAGCGCTGAGGACGTGCGCTCCTATAGCGAAAACTACAATACCGGCAGCGCGGCTCGGGCGAATCATGTCGCCGCGAACGCGGCGGTCAAGAATGGCGTCATCAAGGCGGCTACCAGCTACGAAGGAACGCGCGAACTCACTCACGATTTCTCAATCGAGCTGAAACAGGGCACGATTACCGACCAGCAGCGCAGCGGGCGGTGCTGGATGTTTGCCTCGCTCAATACCTTGCGTTATGAGCTGATGCATCGCTGGAAACTCGAGGATTTCGAGTTTTCCGAAACCT from Bifidobacterium sp. ESL0728 encodes:
- a CDS encoding aldo/keto reductase, yielding MKYSELGTSGVKASRVALGAMRMNSKSADEARGIVSTVLDGGVNFFDTADCYTAGESSRRLGQALKDVGVDRSKIYVQTKFGIYRDPKSDDITRYNFSKDHLLAALDSELKNLQTDYVDFVLLHRPDTLVELDELAEAFNELQSSGKVRHFGVSNVNPMQVEMLQSALDQKLEVNQLQFGLGHTGMVQQEIHVNMQDAPSVDHDGGLISYSRLKKMTIQAWSPFQFGFFEGVFIDNPKFPELNEMLQRVADAHGVSKNGIAVAWILRHPAKMQVLLGSMNPGRLKEMMAGADAEITAQEWYDLYVAAGNDLP